One Pelotomaculum schinkii genomic window, TGGCCAGGGAAGGCCTTGCCAAGTGGATTTACCCGCTTAACCGCTACCGGGAACTGCGCGGCACCGCCCAGATTTTTATCTGTCGTGGCAAGGCCAAGGATTTTATCGAAAAAAACACCCCCCCGCTGGAGCTCAGCCCGACCAAGCAAATTGAGCTGCTGAACTTGATGTCCAGGGAAACCGGCCTTTACCATAGTACACAGTTGAGTGAATTTTACGACGATACCAAGTCTGAATCCATTCAGCCCAGTATTCCCCTGGTTGCCCTCCACGAAGGCGGGCTTGAGTCGGCCAAGCCTGGTATTGGCCGGGGCGGGGCGGCGACCCCCGGCAAGTATGTCGCAGGAGAGGTCCCGATTGCTGGAGCAAACAAGGCCCAGGTCATCGGCAGCGCGGTATTTAAGGGGGACAAAATGGTCGGAATCTTAAACGGCCAGGATACACGTTACTACCTGGTTCTAAGGGGCCTTATCAAGAGCGGTATTACAGGTATGCCGGACCCGAGCGACCCCAACACCCCTGTGGGTTTGCAGGTACGCCAGGCCAGACCCCCGAAATATACGACGAGCATAGACCCGGAGGGGAACGTCACAATCGACGTGGATATTTATAACGAGCCGGAGATAATCTCAATTGCGAGCGGGTACAATTACGAGGACCCTGCCAATAAGACACTTTTAGAAGAGTATTATGCCCGGCAACTCCAGGAGGGTTTACATGACCTAATCAGGCGTACCCAGGAGGAATTTGGAACTGACATTTTCGGCTTCGGGAAACAGGTTAAGCGCAAGTTCTGGACGGTGCCGTCCTGGAGGGAGTTCCAGTGGCTTAACAGGTACCCCGAGGCTAGTATTAATGTGACAGTACACAGCAAAATCCGCAGGACAGGACTGCAATTGGAAACTAAACCAGCTGCGGGGGTTGAATAATGGAACAATTGGCGCTTCTGATTGCTCCCATGGTGGTAACTTACTATACCTATACCTACGGCCGGTGGGCCATGCAAAAAGGCTGCCGGCGGGGGGGGGTAGGCGTCTTTGTATTGGCGGTGCTGGTCCTGGGGCTGGCGATCTATGCTATTTTTCTCAGGCCAGGGTATTAGTATGATATATAATTGACATGAGAACTTTTTTGGGATATTGCTTATAGTTCGAAACAATGTGAAATACAGGCTGCAGACACAAATACCAAAATGCAACTAATTTGACAAAAGCGCAAATCCCGGCAAAAAGACCTCCAGGTATCTGGAGGTTGAATTTACTGCATATATTTTAACACAAGCTTCAAAAGCATTGAATGAACTATTGAAACAGAGTCAGCAACACCCTATCCGATAGTGAAAACTATATTAACCCAGGTTAACATAAAGAGCATTTTCCTCCTCTTCATGCCTGGCAGTAAATCTTCCTTTTTTATCGAGACCGAAATGATTGAAAAAGCCCCGTGCAAAGACCTTGGTTTTCTTTACAATTTGCCCGTCCTTCGAAGCTCTAATCCTTATGGTATTGGTTTCGCGGTCAAATGCCAGTTCCACATTCTCAGCTTTAAGCTTTTCGCGAGCGGTTTTGTTAAGGACTATAGAATTCTTTGAAAGTGATACAAGGGGTAGTTTTCCTACTTTTTCTCCACGTGGTTTATAAATTTCAAAGGCCAACTAGATACACCTCCTTTGTTAGTATGATGTGATTATAACTTATTTATGATATACCTGTCAACATTTATGAATATGAACAATATTTAATTATAAATTATACTTTTATCTATAGGTATCCCAAAAATCATTAATGCTGACGATGTGTTGTCTATTCTTTTACCTATTTCTACAGGTGAAATCGAACCACCATTTTACGAAAACGATATCTCTGAATTGCCAATTTTGCATGTACCAAGTATGAATTTCTGTAATTTGTAGAAACTTGTAGCTTATTCACTCTTAAAGGCGACGCATATTTATGGGACTCTCTTAAGGTCAGTTTGACAACTTGACTTTTGCAAGCATACAAGTTGATTTTTGCAAGTATGCGGATCCTTGTTAGGAAGGAAGAACATGTTTGACGACTATATGATGACCATGTGGGAGGTTTTGGTGGATTTTCGTCGAATTGGTTTTTAAAATACCTATCATTACGTATTTAATTCTCTCGGCTTTCTTCCAATAAATGTATTGCTGGTAACACTTATCCTAAATAAACTACTCACAATAAAATCGAAACGGGAAAGGCTTGAAAAATTGAATATGGTCATAGGTACCTTTTCTCATTTGCATTAAGGACAAACCCTTTTGACGAAAGTGCTTCTCCTATAGTAAGTTAGATAATCATATCGCAATCATACCGCCAACGCGGCGCCGGCAGAAGATGAAAATCAGCGATGTGGGTGCACCCACATCGCTGAGTAGTTTCACACGCCGCTAACGCGGCGCCACGCAGCACGAAAATATGTAGGCGCCATTTTAATCGCACAACGGCGGGTCAGCGCCGCACTTGTGGCAGCCAATGTTGCATGTGTGCGAATGAATTTGACCCTGCATTCATTGTGGGGTTACTCCGTATGCAATAAGCGTCGATGTACTTGAGTATGTGCTGCATAACCCTTCTATTATAATCCGTTAACTTTCTGTATATTTTAGATTGTTATAAAGTTGTCTGAGATCCTTCTTGGAGATTTTACCGGTTGCTGTTTTCGGCATTGCGCCAACTTCAATAATTTCCCTTGGCAGCTTATAGGAGGCCAGGTTCTTTTTTAGAAAGCTTAGTAGTTCCTTTTTATTTAATTGCATTCCCTCTTTGGGAACAATAAATGCGCGTACCGTTTCCCCGCGTTTTTTATCCGGTACCCCTATGACCGCAGCCTCTTGCACAACGGGGTGCTGGTAGATAATCTCTTCAACTTCTCTGGGATACACATTTAAGCCGCTGACAATCACCATGTCTTTTTTACGGTCAACTATAAAAATATAACCATCTTCATCCTTATAAGCCAAATCACCGGTATAAAGCCAACCGTTACGGAGCGCCTCCTCGGTTTCGTCGGGCAGGCCATAGTACCCCAGCATCACGTTCGGGCCCTTAACGATTATTTCTCCAATTTCTCCCGTCACCGTTTCCCTGCCGTCACCGGCAATGATTTTCACTTCAACGCCTGGAACGGGCAATCCGATTGAGCCTGGTTTCGTTGCGCCCAAAGGATTGAAAGCAACAGCAGGGGATGCCTCGGACATTCCATAACCCTCAATAACTTTTTTACCGGTTTTGGTGTAAAAGCTATTTAGAATTTCCAGCGGCAGGGAAGCTCCGCCCGCAGCGAACAGACGGACACCGGCCAGGTCGGCAGGTGTTGCCAGGGAGGCATAATAACTGTACATGGCGGGAACTCCCATCACTACGGTAACACCCATCTCCCTGATCGTCTGGATGACCTCTTTGGGTGAAAAAGTTTCAACTATGGTAATCGAAGCCCCGTTATAGAGGGCCGTTGTGACACAGCAGGTCCAGGCGAAACTGTGGAACATCGGCAGAACGCACAGGGTATTATCACTGGCGGCAGCTTCTGTGACTTTTGAAAACGCCTCGGCGTTGGTAATCAGGTTGCGGTGGGATAGCAGGGCTCCCTTGGGACGGCCCGTCGTGCCGGAGGTGTAGAGTATAACACAGGGGTCGGTTTCCTGCATGGGTATGACCGGCGCGGCAGGGTAAGAGACGCGGCTGGTTTCTTCATTTATATTTTGAATCAGGATTTGCGTGGGAGGTGAAACAATATCTCCTGTGTTTAGTTGAAGCTCCTTATCAGTCAGTATGTACCTGGCTTGAGAGTCAGCGAGTATAAAGGAGGCTTCCCTGCCGGTTAACATGGTGTTCAG contains:
- a CDS encoding long-chain-fatty-acid--CoA ligase, whose product is MYELVQQGADEKIALYEKDAKYSYAQLKKKVGQYRNFLYAQGIRPTDNVGLFAKNSADFIFSYLAVVSLGGAVVPLNTMLTGREASFILADSQARYILTDKELQLNTGDIVSPPTQILIQNINEETSRVSYPAAPVIPMQETDPCVILYTSGTTGRPKGALLSHRNLITNAEAFSKVTEAAASDNTLCVLPMFHSFAWTCCVTTALYNGASITIVETFSPKEVIQTIREMGVTVVMGVPAMYSYYASLATPADLAGVRLFAAGGASLPLEILNSFYTKTGKKVIEGYGMSEASPAVAFNPLGATKPGSIGLPVPGVEVKIIAGDGRETVTGEIGEIIVKGPNVMLGYYGLPDETEEALRNGWLYTGDLAYKDEDGYIFIVDRKKDMVIVSGLNVYPREVEEIIYQHPVVQEAAVIGVPDKKRGETVRAFIVPKEGMQLNKKELLSFLKKNLASYKLPREIIEVGAMPKTATGKISKKDLRQLYNNLKYTES
- a CDS encoding Ger(x)C family spore germination protein, whose product is GVLHGDVHPENAIVDSDGRTRLIDFGLAQFIGKPREKLLGGGGGEGGGTLIYSVESYAPLASIDLLNTVVDRRVSFLHTKAFLFSEELAREGLAKWIYPLNRYRELRGTAQIFICRGKAKDFIEKNTPPLELSPTKQIELLNLMSRETGLYHSTQLSEFYDDTKSESIQPSIPLVALHEGGLESAKPGIGRGGAATPGKYVAGEVPIAGANKAQVIGSAVFKGDKMVGILNGQDTRYYLVLRGLIKSGITGMPDPSDPNTPVGLQVRQARPPKYTTSIDPEGNVTIDVDIYNEPEIISIASGYNYEDPANKTLLEEYYARQLQEGLHDLIRRTQEEFGTDIFGFGKQVKRKFWTVPSWREFQWLNRYPEASINVTVHSKIRRTGLQLETKPAAGVE